The window CACCTCGCGTTCCTGCTGGCGCTGGTGTTGCCGCTGCGGCTGGCGCTGGGCCGGCGTGCACCGCGCGAAACCGACCTGCAGGCGGCGCGCCATGCCGCCAACTGGTGGGCGCTGCTGCGCACCGTGACGGCGTTCACGGTCGGCCACTCGATCACGCTGATCCTGGCGACGCTGGGGTTGACTTCCGCTTCCCCGGCCTGGGTCGAGCCGGCCATCGCCGTCACCATCGCCATCACGGCGCTGCTCAACATCTTTCCGGTGCGGCACGTGCGCACCGACGTGCTGGCGCTGCTGTTCGGCATGGTGCACGGCTACGGCTTCGCCAGCCTGCTGACCGAGGCCGCCGCGCCGGCCGGCCTGTTGCCCTGGGCGTTGGCCGGCTTCAACCTGGGCGTCGAATGCGGCCAGTTGCTCGCCGTGGCCGGCTGGGTGTTGATGTCGCAGGTGGTGCAGCGCCAACCCTGGCATGGCCGCGTGGTGGTGCGTGGCGGTTCGTGGCTGCTGGTGCTGGTCGCCGCCTTCTGGTTCTGGGAGCGCGTGCGCTGAGGGTATAAACAAGGCATGCCGTTCACCGATGCCGCCCTCGACGCCGCCCTGCACCTCGACACACCCGCGCTGATTCCACAACTGCTGGCCATGGCCACGCGCCGCGAAACGCCGTGCGGCGATGGCCATGTGGTCTGGCACATCTGGGGCGAGGCCAGCGAATTGCCACCGGTGGTGTTGTTCCATGGCGGCAGCGGCAGCTGGACGCATTGGGTCCGCAATATCGCGCCGCTCGTCCAGGCCGGCCGCCAGGTCCTGGTGCCCGATCTGCCGGGTTTCGGCGACTCGGCGCTACCTGCGCAGGGGCGCGACGCCGATGCGCTGGTGGCGCCGCTCGAGGCCGGCCTGCGACTGCTGCTCGGTACGCCTGGCGCCTCCGGCCACCGGGCCTGCGATCTCGTGGGTTTTTCGTTCGGGGGGCTCACCGCCGGGCTGCTGGCAGCCGCGCATCCCGCCCGCGTGCACCGCCTGGTGGTCTGTGGTGCGCCGGGGCTGGGCCTGGCCTCGCGCCGCGCCGTGCAGTTGACCGGTTGGCGGCATCTGGCCGATCCCGCCGAGGTCGAAGCCGTGCATCGCTTGAACCTCAAGGCTCTGATGTTCGCCGACGCGGCCTCCATCACACCGCTGGCGCTGGCCCTGCACGCCGCCAACGTGGTGCGCGACCGCATGCCGGGCCGCCGCCTGGCCTACAGCGACGCCCTGCTGCAGGCGTTGGCCGTCGTGACCTGTCCGGTTTTCGCCATCTACGGCCGTGAAGATGTGCTGTACCTAGGCAAGCTGGAGGCACTTGAAGCGGCGCTGGCCTCGGCGCCTGGTTTCCGTGGCCTGCGGTTCATCGACCATGCGGGCCATTGGGTGCAGTTCGAGCAGGCGGCGGCGTTCGATGCGGCCTTGCGGGAAGCGCTCGCCCCTCCGGCCGCCGCATTCCCCGTTCCGATCGGCTCCTGAGTCGACGCCCCTTTCTGGGGCGGAGGCAAATTGGCCTGCGCTCCTACAGAAGCCGAGCATGGCCACGCACGGATCGGCCGTGCCCGGCCCGGTAAGCTTTTCGGCCAAGAGCCGCGAGGCACAGGAGCAAAACATGGTTTTTCAGCGTATTTTTTCGACCAGCCTGGTGGCGGTGGCAGCCGCGTCGTTGGTGGCGGGCTGCGGCGAGACCGCCAAACTGACGGTGCTCGACGGCACCGGCGCCACGCCCACGCTCCCCGAGCCGAACCCCACGCTGATTCCCACCGTGAACATCGCCCCGGCCCAGGGATGGCCGGCAGGTGCCACGCCGAAGGCGGCGGCCGGCACCAAGGTGCAGGCCTTCGCCAGCGGCCTGGACCATCCGCGCTGGGTCATGACGCTGCCCAACGGCGACGTGCTGGTGGCCGAGAGCAATGCGCCGCCCAAGCCGGAGGACGGCAAGGGCATCAAGGGCTGGGTGATGAAGAAGGTGATGGCCCGCGCCGGGGCCGGTGTGCCGAGCGCCAACCGGATCACGCTGTTGCGCGACACCGATGGCGACGGCGTGGCAGACCAGCGCAGCGTGCTGCTGGCCGGCCTGAATTCGCCCTTCGGCATGGCGCTGGTGGGCAACAGGCTGTTCGTCGCGAATTCGGACGCGGTGGTCGGCTTCCCCTACAAAACCGGTGACACGCAGATCAGCGCGCCGGGCACGCCGCTCGTGGCCCTGCCCGCCGGCCCGATCAACCACCACTGGACGAAGAACGTGATCGCCAGCGCGGACGGCAGCAAGCTCTACGTGACCGTGGGCTCGAACAGCAACGTGGCCGAAAACGGCATCGAGGCCGAAACCGGCCGCGCCGCCGTCTGGGAGGTCGACGCGCAGACCGGCGCCCATCGCGTGTTCGCCTCGGGCCTGCGCAACCCGAACGGCATGGCCTGGACACCGGCTTCCGCCGGGTCCGCGCCGACGCTGTGGACCGTGGTCAACGAGCGCGACGAGATCGGCAGCGACCTCGTGCCGGACTACATGACGTCCGTGCGCGACGGCGCGTTCTACGGTTGGCCGTATAGCTACTACGGCCAGCACGTGGATGTGCGCGTGAAGCCCCCTGCGCCCGAGATGGTGGCCAAGGCGACCGTGCCCGATTACGCGCTCGGGCCGCACACGGCTTCTCTCGGCCTGGCCTGGTCCGCCGGCACCACGCTGCCCGCCGTGTTCGCCCAGGGCATGTTCATCGGGCAGCACGGCTCATGGAACCGCAAGCCGCACAGCGGCTACAAGGTGGTGTTCGTACCGTTCCAGAACGGCAAGCCGGCCGGCGCGCCCGTGGACGTGCTCACCGGTTTCCTCAGCGACGACGGCAAGGCCCTCGGGCGCCCGGTGGGCGTGGCCCTGGACAAGACGGGCGCCCTGCTGGTGGCCGACGACGTGGGCAACGTCATCTGGCGGGTGTCGGCGCAGTAGGCAGGCCGTTCAGACCCACCCTGCCTTCCTGAACTTGCGGTAGACCAGGCCGCAGGCGACGGCGATCACCAGCAGGGCCACCGGGTAGCCGTAGCGCCACTTGAGTTCCGGCATGGCTTCGAAGTTCATGCCCCAGATGCCGGCGAACGCCGTGCACACCGCGAAGATGCTGGCATAGGCGGCCAGTTTCTTCGTGACTTCGCCTTCCTCGATGGTCACCATGGCCAGGTTCACCTGGATGGCCGTGCCGATGGTGTCGCGGATGGTGTCGATCGAGCCGTTGATGCGCGCCAGATGGTCCACCACGTCGCGGAAGTAGTCCTGCACGCCGGCGCACATCTGCGGCACGCGTCCGCCATGCAGTCGGCTCGTGCCTTCGAGCAACGGGGCCACGGCGTGTTTGAGCACCATCACGCGCCGCTTGAGCTCGTACAGCCGCTCGATGTTGGCGCGCGCCGCGCCGGAAGTGAAGATCTGCTGCTCGATGGTTTCGAGTTCGGACTCGAAGGCATCGATGATCGGAAAGTAACGGTCCACCACCGCGTCCATCAGCGCATACAGCACGAAGCCCGCGCCGTTGGTCAAGAGTTCGGGTTCGCGTTCGCAGCGCTCGCGCACGCCGAGGAAGCCGACCTTGCTGCGGTTGCGCACCGACAGCACGTAGTTGCGCCCGGTGAACACGTCGACCTCGCCCACATGCAATGACACGGGATCGGCCGGGTCGATCTCCACCAGGTGCAGCACGGCAAAGATGGACGGGCCGTATTCCTCGATCTTGGGTCGCTGGTGGCCATGCTGGGCGTCTTCCACCGCCAGTTCGTGCAGGCCGAACTGGGCCTGCATCTCGGCAAGCTCCTCGGCGGTGGCGTCCTGCAGCGCCACCCAGACGAAGGTGCCGGGCCGGGCGAGGTATTCACTGATCTGTTGGACGGGGATGTCGGCCAGCTTGGCGCCTTGCTGGTAGACCACACAATTGATGAGCATCTGTCGCTTTCGAAGGGAGCGCCTGCAAACGGGTGAATGGGGCGAACGGGGTCACGAGGCGCGCATGATGGCACATGGCAGGCCTTGCCGCACGCCCGGCGCCGTCTTGAAAGTCGACGGCCGAGATTTCCCGGTTGCGACGCCGACCCGGCCGCCGGCCCGGGGCATGCCACATCCAGCCGGGCTCAAGGGAACGGGTAGTCGTAGCCGTACTTCTTGTAGACGGCCTTGAAGGCGTCGGTCTTGTGCAGGCCCTCCATTTCCTTGTCCCACATCGCCCGGAAGCTCCGGCCGCGCTCGGTATCGGCGAAGGCCAGGTACAGGCCGAGATTCATGGCGAACACCATCTCGTAGCGGCCCATGTCGATCTTGTCCTTCTTGATGCCGTCCTCCAGATCGGACTTGGCGCCGATGAAGTAGTCGAAGCGGTCGTTCTCCAGCATCAGGAAGGCGCTCTTGATCGAGTCCACCTCGTTGATCTTCATCGGCTCGAGGATGTAGCGGTCCAGCCCGAAGTCGCGCAGCCAACCCACGCGTTTGTTGCGCAGCGAAGCGAGCCCGCTGTAGCCGCCGGGAAGGGTCTTGCGGAACACCACCATCTGGGCGTTCTGGTCGAAATGCCATTTCGGATAGAGCGGGAAATCCTTCTCGTGCAGGAAGGAGGCGACCCAGGCGTCGGCCTGCTTCTCCTTCACCATCTGCACCGTGCGGGCATAGGGAAAGATGCCGATCCTGATCTTCACGCCCCGGCGCTCGTAGACCATGCGGATCAGGTCGAAATACAGCCCGGTGCCGTCGCGGCGCGTGAGGTCGTGCCATTCGTCGGAGACGAGGTAGATCTCGGGCGCAGGGGCCTGGCCGAACGACGTTGCCGACAGCGCCATGCCGAGGGCGGCGAGCACCGTGCGGCGAGTGGTCGGCCGCAACTGGGTTCCGCGGGGTTCCAGGTTGCACATGTTCGCCTCCGTTTCGATGGTGGAATTGAATCGATGGATCCAAGACACCTGCGAAACGCAATTGGCGACTCAAGTCACAAGTTGATTCAAATTCCGGCAGTGCCATCGTAGTGAAGTGACCAGGGGCTGGCAAGTGGACCGATGTGACGGGCCGTAAGCGCTTCTGGTGCGCCCGGGGTGTGCGTGCCCCGGGCTGGGGCAGACGCGGTTCAGAACACTTCGTCGGTGGTGACGTTGAAGCGCAGTAGCGAATTGGCACCGAACGCCATGGTGATGGGTACGTCGGCGGCGTCGCGCCCGCGGGCGATGACCACGCGGCCGATGCGCGGCGTGTTGTGGCGCGCGTCAAAGGTGTGCCAGCGGTCGCCCAGGTAGACCTCGAACCAGGCGCTGAAGTCCATCGGATACGGCACGGGCGGAATGCCGATATCACCGAGGTAGCCGGTGACGTAGCGCGCGGGAATGTTCAGGCAACGGCACAGCGAAATCGCCAAGTGCGTGTAGTCGCGGCACACGCCCACACCTTCGCGGAAGCCGTCGAGCGCGGTGCGTGTCGGGCGAGCGGTCTGGTAGTCGAAGCGGATGTGCTGGTGCACGAAATCGCAGACGGCCTGAACCCGTTGCCATCCCTGCGGCACGCCGTTGAAACGGCTCCAGGCGAATGCGAGCAGTTCCCCGTCAAAATCACAATAGCGGCTGGGCAGCAGGAACTGCAGTGTCTCCACCGGCAGATCGGCGGGCGCGTGTTCATAGGCGTAGAAGTCCACCGGATCGGGCAGGCCGCTGTCGCGGATGGTGGCCTGGTTCTGGAGCCGCACGGTGCTGGTGCCGTACGGGATATGGACGCGTGCGCAATGGTTGTCGAACGCGTCCTGGTAGAAGTCGGTCTGCAGCGGCGGGCTGATGGTGATGTTCTCGGGCGCAACCAGGTCCGCCGCCCTGGAGGGGTGCACCTGCAGCATGTAGATCAGCGCGGTGGGAGCGGTCACGCTCAATTCGATGTCATAGCCGATCTGGATGAGCATGGGGAAAACCTTGGTTGCATGGGGAGTGAAGCACGATTGGTGCCTGGCCATCCTAGGTCGTCGTGCGGCGCTGCCTTGCCATGGGGTTTCCCATTAGCGCGTAGGCCAATCACGCACCTGTGTGGGCTTCGGCCTACGTGTGCACCCGGCAGGCGCAATCCCACACCGTGTGCTTGTTTCCGCCGACAGGCCAGCACTGAGCGGCGCGGAAAAATGGCGGCTACTTCAGGAGGTTTCCATGGCAGATCACCACCAAACATCCGCTGCATCGGACCACGGCGACATCAACATCACCGAGCCGCGCGAGGTGAACTACTGGACCGCCGCACTCGGCGTCAGCGAGGCCGCCTTGCGCCGGGCAGTGGCATCCGTGGGCGTGTCGGCGGAGGAGATCCGGGTGAGTCTCGGCATGCCGCCCAGCGCCGGCCGCGGTACCACAGCCGCCGGTGCACCGTAAGGGGCGGCCTGATGGACGCAACGACCGACACGGCCTTCGAGTACCGTGGTTGCCATTTCACCTGCAGCGTGATCGAACGCGGACCCGAGAGCTTCGAACCCCATGTGCTGTACCGTCATGGCCTGCCCGGGCTGGAGCAGCTCGCATTGCCGCAGGATGCCGAGGCTTACGCCGGCGCCGAGGAGGCATTGCGCCACGCCCAGCAGCAGGCGGTGCGCTGGGTGCACGACCGCACCGGGGACGGACAGGGCCGTTTCTAGTCCTCTGAAACCGCCGCGGCTTCAGTCGCCGAGCACCAAGCCTTCGCGGCGCGGATCGGCGCCACCGAAATAACCGTCGGCGGTCTTCTGGATGGCTTGCAGGCCGCTGACCATGGGTTGCTCGCGCACTTCCGCGCCGCGCGCGCGCAGGGCCTCCACGGTGGAAGGCGGAAAGCGTTTTTCCTCCAGCAGCGTCGGCCCGTTGAGCGAGCCGAAGTTGGGCAGGTTGATCGCAGTCTGCGCGTTCATGCCCCAGTTGAGCACGCCGTACAGCGTCTTGGCCGTGTAGTGGATGATCACCGCACCGCCGGGGCTGCCCCCACTCATCACCAACTGGCCGGTGGCCTTGTCGAACACCAGTGTCGGCGACATCGACGAGCGTGGTCGCTTGCCGGGCTGCACGCGGTTGGCGATCGGCAGGCCGGCGGCGTCGGCCGGCGCAAAGCTGAAGTCGGTGAGTTCGTTGTTCAGCAGGAAGCCCCGCACCATCTGGCGCGCACCGAACTGGTCCTCGATGGTGGTGGTCATCGCCAGCGCATGGCCGTAGGCGTCAACGATGCTGATGTGGCTCGTGCCGTATTCGGGTTGGTCGGGGCTGGGTGCGTAGCTCACCTGCATCGCGCCCGGATGGCCCGGCGTGGCTGTCTTCATGCTCTGGCCGGTGGGTGAGCCGTCGATGCGCCTGGCCCGTTCCG of the Rhodoferax koreense genome contains:
- a CDS encoding alpha/beta fold hydrolase codes for the protein MPFTDAALDAALHLDTPALIPQLLAMATRRETPCGDGHVVWHIWGEASELPPVVLFHGGSGSWTHWVRNIAPLVQAGRQVLVPDLPGFGDSALPAQGRDADALVAPLEAGLRLLLGTPGASGHRACDLVGFSFGGLTAGLLAAAHPARVHRLVVCGAPGLGLASRRAVQLTGWRHLADPAEVEAVHRLNLKALMFADAASITPLALALHAANVVRDRMPGRRLAYSDALLQALAVVTCPVFAIYGREDVLYLGKLEALEAALASAPGFRGLRFIDHAGHWVQFEQAAAFDAALREALAPPAAAFPVPIGS
- a CDS encoding PQQ-dependent sugar dehydrogenase, with product MVFQRIFSTSLVAVAAASLVAGCGETAKLTVLDGTGATPTLPEPNPTLIPTVNIAPAQGWPAGATPKAAAGTKVQAFASGLDHPRWVMTLPNGDVLVAESNAPPKPEDGKGIKGWVMKKVMARAGAGVPSANRITLLRDTDGDGVADQRSVLLAGLNSPFGMALVGNRLFVANSDAVVGFPYKTGDTQISAPGTPLVALPAGPINHHWTKNVIASADGSKLYVTVGSNSNVAENGIEAETGRAAVWEVDAQTGAHRVFASGLRNPNGMAWTPASAGSAPTLWTVVNERDEIGSDLVPDYMTSVRDGAFYGWPYSYYGQHVDVRVKPPAPEMVAKATVPDYALGPHTASLGLAWSAGTTLPAVFAQGMFIGQHGSWNRKPHSGYKVVFVPFQNGKPAGAPVDVLTGFLSDDGKALGRPVGVALDKTGALLVADDVGNVIWRVSAQ
- a CDS encoding magnesium and cobalt transport protein CorA, translating into MLINCVVYQQGAKLADIPVQQISEYLARPGTFVWVALQDATAEELAEMQAQFGLHELAVEDAQHGHQRPKIEEYGPSIFAVLHLVEIDPADPVSLHVGEVDVFTGRNYVLSVRNRSKVGFLGVRERCEREPELLTNGAGFVLYALMDAVVDRYFPIIDAFESELETIEQQIFTSGAARANIERLYELKRRVMVLKHAVAPLLEGTSRLHGGRVPQMCAGVQDYFRDVVDHLARINGSIDTIRDTIGTAIQVNLAMVTIEEGEVTKKLAAYASIFAVCTAFAGIWGMNFEAMPELKWRYGYPVALLVIAVACGLVYRKFRKAGWV
- a CDS encoding substrate-binding periplasmic protein, whose translation is MCNLEPRGTQLRPTTRRTVLAALGMALSATSFGQAPAPEIYLVSDEWHDLTRRDGTGLYFDLIRMVYERRGVKIRIGIFPYARTVQMVKEKQADAWVASFLHEKDFPLYPKWHFDQNAQMVVFRKTLPGGYSGLASLRNKRVGWLRDFGLDRYILEPMKINEVDSIKSAFLMLENDRFDYFIGAKSDLEDGIKKDKIDMGRYEMVFAMNLGLYLAFADTERGRSFRAMWDKEMEGLHKTDAFKAVYKKYGYDYPFP
- a CDS encoding transglutaminase-like domain-containing protein, whose translation is MLIQIGYDIELSVTAPTALIYMLQVHPSRAADLVAPENITISPPLQTDFYQDAFDNHCARVHIPYGTSTVRLQNQATIRDSGLPDPVDFYAYEHAPADLPVETLQFLLPSRYCDFDGELLAFAWSRFNGVPQGWQRVQAVCDFVHQHIRFDYQTARPTRTALDGFREGVGVCRDYTHLAISLCRCLNIPARYVTGYLGDIGIPPVPYPMDFSAWFEVYLGDRWHTFDARHNTPRIGRVVIARGRDAADVPITMAFGANSLLRFNVTTDEVF
- a CDS encoding DUF3606 domain-containing protein, with amino-acid sequence MADHHQTSAASDHGDINITEPREVNYWTAALGVSEAALRRAVASVGVSAEEIRVSLGMPPSAGRGTTAAGAP